The Nitrospirales bacterium genome includes a window with the following:
- the moaC gene encoding cyclic pyranopterin monophosphate synthase MoaC produces the protein MGEFTHFNESGRARMVDVSQKASTDRVATATGKVFVLPETLEKIQKGRIAKGDVLAVAQVAGVMGAKRTPDLVPMCHPLLLTSIDVNFEEESQPDDSGRCSISISATVKTTGGTGVEMEAMTAVSVAALTIYDMCKAIDKGIRFGDICLLTKSGGKSGTYTRAS, from the coding sequence ATGGGAGAATTCACACATTTCAACGAGTCGGGCCGCGCAAGAATGGTCGATGTGTCTCAGAAAGCCTCGACCGACCGAGTCGCCACGGCGACAGGAAAGGTGTTCGTTCTGCCAGAAACCCTTGAAAAGATTCAAAAAGGACGAATTGCGAAAGGCGATGTGCTGGCGGTCGCGCAAGTTGCAGGGGTGATGGGAGCGAAGCGTACGCCGGACCTCGTTCCCATGTGTCATCCTTTACTCCTGACCAGCATTGACGTGAATTTCGAGGAAGAGTCGCAACCTGACGATTCAGGGAGATGTTCGATCTCTATTTCTGCCACGGTCAAGACGACTGGAGGAACCGGCGTTGAAATGGAAGCGATGACCGCTGTGTCCGTCGCGGCATTAACGATTTATGACATGTGCAAAGCGATCGACAAAGGCATTCGTTTTGGCGATATTTGTCTGCTCACGAAGTCTGGCGGGAAGTCAGGAACGTATACGCGTGCGAGTTAG
- a CDS encoding MoaD/ThiS family protein: MLTVKLFGMVKTLAQQQKELVIDFPSEKTVKDLVEYFHLEYPKIGDLLKTKKVLISVNQEIAHPDMIVNAADEIALLPPFSGGS; the protein is encoded by the coding sequence ATGCTGACGGTCAAACTGTTTGGGATGGTGAAAACCTTGGCGCAACAGCAAAAAGAACTGGTCATCGATTTCCCTTCAGAGAAGACCGTGAAAGATTTGGTCGAATATTTCCATCTTGAATATCCGAAGATAGGAGACTTGCTCAAGACGAAAAAAGTCTTGATTTCCGTGAATCAAGAAATTGCGCATCCGGATATGATCGTGAACGCCGCAGATGAAATAGCCTTATTGCCCCCATTCTCAGGTGGCTCCTGA
- a CDS encoding molybdenum cofactor biosynthesis protein MoaE has translation MAVETEETMLVRVQAEDFSVDAEIDRVRARSTRIGGIATFLGTVRDRSKGRDVKLLTFEHYEGMAQKKLREIRERALHDFDVIEVLVLHRYGAIDIGENVVLIVVGAEHRADAFRACEWCIDELKKITPIWKLEETPDGEVWVEEHP, from the coding sequence ATGGCTGTTGAGACTGAAGAAACCATGTTGGTTCGTGTGCAAGCCGAAGATTTTTCTGTGGACGCAGAGATCGATCGCGTACGGGCTCGTTCGACTCGGATTGGCGGGATTGCTACGTTTTTGGGGACGGTACGGGATCGATCGAAAGGAAGAGATGTCAAGCTGCTGACGTTCGAACATTATGAAGGCATGGCGCAGAAAAAACTGCGTGAAATTCGAGAGCGGGCACTGCACGATTTTGATGTGATTGAAGTGCTGGTGCTGCATCGTTATGGAGCGATTGACATCGGTGAAAATGTGGTCTTAATCGTCGTTGGCGCGGAACATCGAGCCGATGCGTTTCGGGCCTGTGAATGGTGTATTGATGAACTCAAAAAAATTACTCCGATCTGGAAGTTGGAAGAGACGCCGGATGGCGAGGTGTGGGTCGAAGAACATCCTTAG
- the moaA gene encoding GTP 3',8-cyclase MoaA — protein MKGPLEETVAGLLDTMNRPLRALRVSVTDRCNLRCQYCMPEEDYVWLPRETLLTFEEIARLTRIFTALGVDKVRITGGEPLLRKNLPALIRLLKQNTQIKDIALTTNGILLSEQAPSLYEAGLNRVTVSLDTLKSERFKALTKRSTFAQVLEGIESVGKTGFQDLKLDTVAMRGFNDDELVDLIEYGKRVGGEVRFIEYMDVGGANDWSADKVISSAEIIRTLTGHYGLIEPIIEDSWAPANRYRLLDGTTFGIIASTTLPFCSTCDRSRLTADGMWYLCLYAKIGVDLRRFVRSNSSEDELLNLLRSTWQARNDRGAEQRKALERDNSRGRFVEIERLRQDPHLEMHARGG, from the coding sequence GTGAAGGGGCCTTTGGAAGAAACGGTGGCGGGTCTATTGGATACCATGAATCGTCCGTTGCGGGCGTTACGTGTATCAGTCACCGACCGGTGTAATCTCCGTTGTCAATATTGCATGCCGGAAGAGGATTATGTCTGGTTGCCACGCGAAACCCTGTTGACCTTCGAGGAAATCGCACGACTTACGCGAATCTTTACTGCTCTAGGAGTTGATAAGGTCAGGATTACCGGAGGAGAACCGTTACTCAGAAAAAATCTTCCCGCGTTGATTCGTTTACTGAAGCAGAATACGCAGATTAAGGATATCGCGCTCACGACCAACGGCATCCTGCTCTCGGAACAGGCGCCGTCCTTATATGAGGCTGGGCTGAATAGAGTAACGGTGAGTCTTGATACGCTCAAGAGCGAGCGATTTAAGGCCTTAACGAAACGATCCACTTTTGCCCAAGTTCTCGAAGGGATCGAGTCGGTCGGGAAGACAGGCTTTCAAGACCTTAAACTTGATACCGTTGCGATGCGAGGATTTAACGATGATGAACTGGTCGATTTAATCGAATATGGAAAACGTGTCGGCGGTGAGGTGCGATTCATCGAATACATGGATGTTGGAGGAGCGAATGATTGGTCGGCTGATAAGGTGATCTCTAGCGCGGAAATCATACGGACCCTGACAGGCCATTATGGTTTGATCGAGCCCATTATCGAAGACTCTTGGGCTCCGGCCAATCGATACCGACTTCTTGATGGCACGACGTTTGGTATTATTGCTTCCACGACGCTTCCCTTCTGTTCCACGTGTGATCGAAGCCGTCTCACGGCTGACGGCATGTGGTATTTATGTCTCTATGCGAAAATCGGAGTCGATCTTCGGCGGTTTGTACGATCCAACTCGAGTGAAGATGAGTTGCTGAACCTTCTGCGTTCCACTTGGCAAGCCAGGAACGATCGTGGAGCTGAACAACGTAAAGCCCTTGAGCGTGATAACTCGCGAGGACGGTTTGTAGAGATTGAACGACTCCGTCAAGATCCACATTTAGAAATGCATGCTCGTGGTGGTTGA
- the accD gene encoding acetyl-CoA carboxylase, carboxyltransferase subunit beta, translating to MGWFKRQKSSDDREKSSKVVEGMWLKCNSCRAIIYAKEVERNEKVCPKCNYHFPLTVEERIALIADPESFREWDAELVPDDPLEFTDTVSYTERLETARQKTGRNEAIVVGECAVGGRRVGLGVFNFRFMGGSMGSVVGEKICRAIDRSLESRIPFVLVTTSGGARMQEGALSLMQMAKTASSLARLDEARLPFLVLLTDPTFGGVTASVAMLGDVILAEPKALIGFAGPRVIEQTIKQRLPEGFQRAEFLLEHGMIDRIVSRKILKAELQTILEHLMM from the coding sequence ATGGGATGGTTTAAACGACAAAAATCCTCGGATGACCGCGAAAAGTCGTCAAAAGTTGTCGAGGGCATGTGGTTGAAATGCAACTCGTGTCGAGCCATTATTTACGCCAAAGAAGTCGAACGCAATGAAAAGGTCTGTCCTAAATGCAATTACCACTTTCCCTTAACCGTCGAGGAACGTATCGCGCTTATCGCTGACCCTGAGTCGTTCAGAGAATGGGACGCAGAGTTGGTTCCCGACGATCCTCTCGAATTTACTGATACCGTCTCCTATACGGAACGCCTGGAGACGGCACGACAGAAGACCGGTCGAAATGAAGCCATTGTCGTCGGTGAATGTGCCGTTGGAGGACGACGTGTCGGGCTGGGCGTGTTTAATTTTCGGTTCATGGGGGGAAGTATGGGGTCGGTGGTGGGAGAAAAAATTTGTCGAGCCATTGATCGTTCCCTTGAATCCCGGATACCCTTTGTGTTGGTCACGACGTCCGGAGGAGCCCGGATGCAAGAAGGCGCCTTATCCCTGATGCAAATGGCCAAGACCGCATCATCGCTGGCTCGCCTCGATGAAGCTCGTCTTCCCTTTCTTGTCTTGCTGACTGACCCGACCTTCGGTGGCGTGACGGCCAGCGTCGCGATGTTAGGCGATGTCATTTTGGCCGAACCCAAGGCGTTGATAGGATTCGCCGGACCTCGTGTCATCGAGCAAACGATCAAGCAGCGACTGCCGGAAGGTTTTCAACGCGCAGAATTTCTGCTGGAACACGGGATGATTGACCGTATCGTGTCAAGAAAAATCCTGAAAGCCGAACTTCAGACGATCCTCGAACACTTGATGATGTAA
- a CDS encoding bifunctional folylpolyglutamate synthase/dihydrofolate synthase, whose translation MDYKDTIQFLYGLYRHGIRLGLQSISVALEVLHNPHLRYPSLHIGGTNGKGSTSAIAAAILQASGYRVGLYTSPHLVDFRERIRVDGQRISEMQVVNLARQVQATSPVPLTFFEFTTAMAFQYFSDREIDIAVVEVGMGGRFDATNVLSPRAVAITSIAHDHESYLGQHISEIAFEKAGIIKPNTPVIVGELPPDAEVVIQRIAAERQAPYFALGREFRIDGAEPGFFRYDGVRQRFPHLSCSLLGTHQRKNVGCALALLEQLTLQGFELREATVRSTLPEVVWEGRLEVLEDQPRLLIDGAHNVAAAQALVEALAPMVEMQGGRLITVLGMMRDKHHAQFMNTIAPYVSCLILTTMSVSRAATVDELKESVPHGLFEVLTSFNPTEALQLARQIAKPTDVICVTGSLFLVGEVRHLLVRTTESTSIRACE comes from the coding sequence ATGGATTATAAAGATACGATTCAGTTTCTTTATGGTCTGTATCGACATGGAATTCGGCTAGGGCTTCAGTCAATCTCGGTCGCGCTCGAAGTCCTGCACAACCCTCATCTTCGCTACCCTTCCTTGCACATCGGCGGGACAAATGGAAAAGGATCAACGTCCGCAATCGCGGCGGCGATACTCCAGGCTTCCGGGTATCGAGTAGGATTATACACGTCACCTCATTTAGTCGATTTTCGTGAACGAATTCGTGTTGATGGGCAACGTATTTCAGAAATGCAAGTCGTGAACCTTGCGCGACAAGTGCAGGCGACGTCTCCTGTCCCTTTGACGTTTTTTGAATTCACCACGGCGATGGCATTCCAATATTTTTCCGACCGTGAGATCGATATCGCGGTTGTCGAAGTGGGAATGGGGGGACGATTCGACGCGACGAATGTTCTCTCTCCTCGGGCAGTCGCCATTACCTCAATCGCCCATGATCATGAGTCTTACCTCGGACAGCACATTTCCGAGATCGCATTCGAGAAAGCCGGGATCATCAAGCCTAATACTCCGGTAATCGTGGGTGAGTTGCCGCCAGACGCCGAGGTGGTCATACAACGTATCGCGGCGGAAAGACAGGCTCCCTACTTTGCGCTGGGGCGTGAGTTCCGGATTGATGGAGCCGAGCCAGGATTCTTTAGGTATGATGGGGTGCGGCAACGATTTCCGCATCTCTCCTGCTCGCTGCTGGGAACACACCAACGAAAAAACGTTGGATGCGCGTTGGCGTTGCTGGAACAGCTTACGCTGCAAGGATTTGAACTGCGAGAGGCAACGGTGCGTTCGACGCTTCCCGAGGTCGTGTGGGAGGGAAGGCTTGAGGTTCTTGAAGACCAGCCACGCCTGTTGATTGATGGAGCCCATAATGTTGCTGCGGCGCAGGCTCTTGTCGAGGCCCTAGCGCCTATGGTTGAGATGCAGGGGGGCAGACTTATTACCGTTCTCGGAATGATGCGGGATAAACATCATGCGCAGTTCATGAACACTATCGCGCCCTACGTGAGCTGCCTCATTTTGACCACCATGTCTGTTTCGCGTGCCGCCACCGTCGATGAGTTGAAAGAAAGTGTGCCTCATGGATTGTTTGAGGTTTTGACGTCATTCAATCCAACAGAGGCCTTGCAATTGGCCAGACAAATAGCGAAGCCAACAGATGTGATTTGTGTAACGGGTTCGCTGTTCTTGGTAGGTGAGGTGCGTCATCTTCTCGTACGCACGACAGAATCCACATCGATCCGGGCTTGCGAGTGA
- the lptD gene encoding LPS assembly protein LptD, with translation MSVVFWPILMCVMIGLVTLPEVFAQEPLPEKSSNAESTSSPVELTADSLDYDQVTEVYVADGSVEIVQGTVQLTADHVTLHKLSGDVKARGHVHLRDRQTDVWSEALDLNLNTEKGIVTDGEVFMREQNSFVTGQRLRRYSETHYRGTEGSFTNCDAKDGEVPAWRFTFREMNFDWDDSIYGEGVWFNINDVPILPLPPFRYPLGSKRKTGLLIPTVGVDNVFGFRYRQGFFWAITPSQDFTVSPLILSKRGGGSDFEYRYIIDRQSKGNWILSTLYDTEQNRGRADINGAHIQEVNPDLSLKLRVNYSTDRSFLQDLSNTGALRALPSQESLININQRLPYGSAYLLGQYLQPLSAGGTTTFQRVPELGVRLPSYSLFGSPLAISMDSTFVHFFRQKGYQVSRLDLMPGLELTGLHLGHVVGLKPQMKFRDVSYTRGTTSKQVQSRETFWAALEASTYLSRRFKFGPETRIRHSIEPSVIYEFVPPTDQSKLVQIDAVDDLQKKSLVTYSLKTRLSEQNLSQGSSTWVDFFIAQSYHVGTPPSPAKRFSDIWGLVHLNRPIAFTQVFSDFQASIDAFYDPHRKHFSQWNTDARVLSNRSWYLEVGQRYTRSGPRVRRGDIWNPISFNEVLSSEDEILFLTAGGAIRLPFGLSVGSKIYRDIKKDETSELDIVGFYQNPCRCFSLGLYYIQFPDRTQFNFLFSLTGLWAGAGEGQGLMKTIFEPIFGGERGVPWSMN, from the coding sequence ATGTCCGTTGTGTTTTGGCCAATTCTCATGTGCGTGATGATCGGCCTTGTGACGCTTCCTGAGGTGTTTGCTCAGGAACCGCTTCCTGAAAAATCCTCGAACGCTGAATCGACATCTTCCCCTGTGGAGTTGACGGCTGACAGTCTTGATTATGATCAGGTTACCGAGGTGTACGTGGCGGATGGATCAGTTGAGATCGTGCAAGGGACCGTGCAGTTAACCGCTGATCATGTGACTCTGCATAAGCTGTCTGGAGATGTGAAGGCACGCGGCCATGTGCATCTTCGTGATCGACAGACGGATGTGTGGTCCGAGGCATTAGACCTGAACCTGAACACAGAGAAGGGAATCGTGACGGACGGTGAGGTCTTCATGCGTGAACAAAATTCCTTCGTGACCGGACAGCGTCTCAGACGATACTCGGAAACGCATTACCGCGGGACTGAAGGGTCATTTACCAACTGTGACGCCAAAGATGGCGAGGTGCCAGCCTGGCGTTTTACCTTTCGCGAGATGAACTTTGACTGGGATGATAGCATTTATGGGGAGGGGGTGTGGTTTAACATCAATGACGTGCCGATCCTGCCGCTTCCGCCCTTTCGCTACCCGCTCGGCAGCAAGCGAAAAACCGGTCTGTTAATTCCTACCGTCGGAGTCGACAACGTCTTTGGTTTCCGGTATCGACAGGGATTTTTCTGGGCGATCACGCCAAGCCAAGACTTCACGGTGAGCCCTCTCATCCTGAGTAAGCGCGGAGGCGGCAGTGATTTTGAGTACCGGTACATCATCGACCGTCAGTCGAAAGGAAACTGGATCCTGAGCACCTTGTACGATACGGAGCAAAATCGGGGGCGGGCTGATATTAACGGTGCTCATATTCAAGAAGTGAACCCCGATCTATCGCTGAAATTACGGGTCAACTACTCGACCGATCGTTCTTTTTTGCAGGATTTGAGCAATACGGGAGCTCTGCGAGCCCTTCCCAGTCAGGAATCTCTCATCAATATCAATCAACGATTACCCTATGGAAGCGCATACTTACTCGGTCAATACCTTCAGCCGTTGTCCGCTGGAGGGACGACGACGTTTCAACGTGTTCCCGAGCTTGGAGTCCGACTCCCCAGTTACTCCCTGTTTGGGAGTCCGCTGGCCATCAGCATGGACTCAACATTCGTTCATTTTTTCCGCCAAAAGGGCTATCAGGTCAGCCGTTTAGACCTTATGCCCGGTCTTGAACTCACGGGACTTCATCTTGGTCACGTGGTGGGCCTCAAGCCTCAAATGAAATTTCGTGATGTCTCCTATACGCGAGGAACGACCTCCAAGCAGGTTCAAAGCCGTGAGACGTTTTGGGCGGCTCTGGAAGCTAGTACCTATCTGTCTCGGCGTTTCAAGTTTGGACCGGAGACGCGAATACGTCACTCTATCGAGCCGAGCGTGATCTATGAGTTTGTTCCGCCCACCGATCAGTCAAAGCTGGTGCAGATCGATGCGGTCGATGATTTGCAGAAAAAAAGTCTCGTCACCTATTCATTGAAAACCCGGCTCAGCGAACAAAATCTCTCACAGGGATCCAGTACCTGGGTAGATTTCTTTATTGCTCAGAGCTACCACGTCGGGACTCCGCCGTCTCCGGCCAAACGATTTTCCGATATCTGGGGTTTGGTGCATTTGAATCGGCCAATCGCCTTCACCCAGGTCTTTTCGGATTTTCAAGCCTCCATAGACGCGTTTTACGATCCCCATCGTAAGCACTTTAGTCAGTGGAATACAGATGCCAGAGTCCTATCTAATCGATCCTGGTACCTTGAAGTCGGTCAACGGTATACGAGGTCTGGCCCACGCGTTCGGCGTGGGGATATCTGGAACCCCATCTCCTTTAATGAAGTCTTGTCCTCCGAAGATGAAATTCTCTTTCTCACGGCTGGCGGGGCTATTCGATTGCCTTTTGGCCTGTCTGTGGGGTCGAAGATTTATCGGGACATAAAAAAAGATGAAACGTCCGAACTCGATATCGTGGGATTTTATCAGAATCCTTGTCGATGCTTTTCACTCGGATTGTACTATATCCAATTTCCTGACCGGACGCAGTTTAACTTTTTGTTTAGTTTAACGGGTTTGTGGGCTGGGGCAGGAGAAGGACAGGGATTAATGAAAACAATCTTCGAGCCCATCTTTGGCGGCGAACGAGGGGTACCCTGGTCCATGAATTGA
- a CDS encoding sigma-54 dependent transcriptional regulator — MSSSDSRTSPHCSSPAHILLVEDEKDVREALSAQLQDEGHQVVEAETGTEALSLLQQSPYDILLTDVMIPGISGIELVEHITDLEHQPVTIVMTGYGSVEMAVKAIKAGAFDFLQKPFSVEVLSATIESARRVKSLHNENVELRRTVKGQFGLGNLVSSSEVMKEVFRLIECVADSDSTVLILGESGTGKELIAQTTHFHSNRRKGCLIPVNCGAIPEALLESELFGHEKGAFTGAVATRVGRFELAAGGTIFLDEIGDLSPPLQVKLLRVLQEKTFERVGGSRTYKADARVIAATNQDLEELVANKQFREDLYYRLNVVPIMVPPLRHRTEDIPLLIEHFMQQFNDRRASKLTGVSEEAMTLLCRYQWPGNVRELGNIIERMAILKREGQIDISDLPEKIRSPHPMAVAEVPAAIPVGGINLSSTVEEFENRLILEALERTNWVKSKAAQLLHINRTTLIEKLKKKSLAEIVASRAGKEPDPVTPF, encoded by the coding sequence ATGAGCTCCTCTGACTCACGCACTTCCCCACATTGTTCTTCTCCTGCCCATATCTTGCTCGTTGAAGACGAAAAAGACGTTCGCGAGGCGCTTAGCGCACAACTGCAAGACGAAGGCCATCAAGTGGTCGAGGCAGAGACAGGAACCGAAGCCCTCTCGTTGTTACAACAATCGCCATACGACATTCTTCTGACAGATGTCATGATTCCCGGAATTAGCGGGATTGAGCTCGTAGAACATATCACTGATCTCGAACATCAACCGGTGACCATCGTGATGACTGGGTACGGGTCCGTGGAAATGGCAGTGAAGGCCATTAAGGCTGGAGCCTTTGATTTTTTGCAAAAACCGTTTTCCGTCGAAGTCTTAAGCGCGACGATTGAAAGCGCTCGACGGGTAAAATCCTTACACAATGAAAATGTCGAATTGCGTCGAACCGTGAAAGGCCAATTTGGGTTGGGTAATCTCGTGAGTTCAAGCGAGGTGATGAAAGAAGTGTTTCGATTGATTGAATGTGTGGCTGATTCAGACAGTACGGTTCTCATCCTTGGAGAAAGTGGGACGGGGAAAGAGTTGATCGCCCAAACGACGCACTTTCACAGTAACCGGAGAAAAGGCTGCTTGATTCCTGTCAATTGCGGCGCTATTCCTGAAGCCTTGCTTGAAAGTGAATTGTTCGGCCATGAGAAAGGGGCGTTTACCGGAGCGGTGGCCACGCGTGTTGGACGGTTTGAACTCGCGGCTGGCGGAACGATTTTCCTTGATGAGATCGGCGATTTGAGTCCGCCCTTGCAAGTCAAGTTGCTCCGTGTGCTGCAAGAAAAGACATTCGAGCGTGTAGGGGGAAGCCGAACGTATAAAGCGGATGCCCGGGTTATTGCGGCGACCAATCAGGACCTTGAAGAATTGGTGGCCAACAAACAATTCCGAGAAGATCTGTATTATCGACTGAATGTCGTCCCGATCATGGTCCCGCCCCTTCGACATCGAACGGAAGACATTCCCTTACTGATCGAACATTTCATGCAACAATTTAACGACCGTCGGGCATCGAAATTAACAGGGGTGTCCGAAGAAGCCATGACGCTTCTTTGCCGGTATCAATGGCCAGGAAACGTGCGCGAACTGGGGAACATCATCGAACGAATGGCGATCTTAAAACGAGAAGGGCAGATTGACATCTCCGACCTTCCCGAGAAAATACGATCTCCTCATCCCATGGCGGTCGCCGAGGTGCCGGCGGCCATTCCAGTGGGTGGCATCAACCTGTCGAGTACGGTCGAAGAATTTGAAAACCGGTTAATCCTCGAAGCGCTCGAACGAACCAATTGGGTCAAGAGCAAGGCCGCCCAATTGCTCCACATCAATCGGACAACCTTAATTGAAAAGCTGAAAAAAAAGTCACTCGCTGAGATTGTCGCAAGCCGAGCCGGTAAAGAGCCCGACCCCGTGACGCCCTTCTGA
- a CDS encoding tetratricopeptide repeat protein, with protein MKETLMALGLLMVPMLSYASPCSEFQWHYPHEMNVPEAFEHGRESLQHFEYAHAREYFSEFLREQPEGVLAEAAAYALASLPAEDDPPDEQALNVIKRLSVQRQATPQSPYAPWALCRMGELYQESGWSTEAKGAFEEFLATYPEHPLVGGILLNAGNSFLKDRQYIEASLVYRRIVQEPRWSRYQVQGALGLADATAFSGAWDQAYYWYQVVDAENPRLIRTSAASSFYYGLTKAKKNQPLDAVDWYLITYNLHPQAIESGYALNHIGQYLLSQHRELAALWFFQESASHYAQEEPGRRGKAGIIRWMVSYLSSEHTRDEWKALHDRLDALDLFLLVSWDGVIEAARSLVNSPEPELAEEAQFWLGKAHEGLEDQEGAIAAYGELVISGQYEPWKTHAQEILTAMLLREFRALSKEKKWVELLRFYDTQQLRLRFLPQKQEWMRLLANAYDQIGLSRQALKWYDAILQLAPPIEQHDEILFRSVRLAQAIRDDAHVRQAAETYLQAYPTGTRRDDVLLILGHLDAADKRYKESVQHFSSIVDSGHDKTAQRHARHARARAHVALKQFKEAIDDYRYLVEHGPAPLAVKFALADLLYEQQRYAEAIPVYRGIVDSEAPVEADTWATFRLALCFQKTGKSGEATKLLEKIRKPGQEVKDLEATIRAAAAAVIEEYLPIKETS; from the coding sequence GTGAAGGAAACACTGATGGCCTTGGGACTTTTGATGGTACCGATGCTCAGCTATGCCTCGCCGTGTTCGGAGTTTCAATGGCACTATCCCCACGAGATGAACGTGCCTGAAGCTTTCGAGCACGGGAGAGAGTCTTTACAGCATTTCGAGTATGCCCATGCTCGCGAATACTTTAGCGAATTTTTGAGGGAACAGCCTGAGGGTGTTTTGGCCGAGGCCGCAGCGTATGCGTTGGCATCCTTGCCGGCCGAAGATGATCCTCCTGATGAGCAAGCCTTGAATGTCATTAAACGTCTGTCTGTCCAGAGACAAGCAACTCCGCAAAGCCCATATGCGCCATGGGCACTATGCCGTATGGGAGAACTCTATCAAGAAAGTGGGTGGTCGACAGAGGCCAAAGGGGCGTTTGAGGAGTTCCTTGCAACCTATCCCGAACACCCTCTCGTGGGTGGCATCTTGTTAAACGCGGGAAATAGTTTTCTGAAAGATCGACAATACATCGAAGCGTCCCTCGTTTATCGACGCATCGTGCAAGAGCCTCGGTGGTCTCGCTACCAAGTCCAGGGGGCACTTGGTCTTGCCGATGCCACAGCGTTTTCAGGAGCCTGGGATCAAGCGTATTACTGGTACCAAGTCGTCGACGCGGAGAATCCTCGATTAATCCGCACGTCAGCGGCTTCTTCTTTTTATTATGGTTTGACGAAAGCCAAAAAGAATCAACCCTTGGACGCTGTAGACTGGTATCTCATCACCTATAACCTCCATCCTCAAGCAATCGAATCAGGATACGCCTTAAATCACATAGGGCAGTACCTTCTCAGTCAGCATCGTGAACTGGCAGCATTGTGGTTTTTTCAGGAATCAGCTTCGCACTATGCACAGGAGGAGCCAGGCCGTCGTGGAAAAGCCGGGATTATCCGGTGGATGGTGTCTTATCTCTCCTCAGAGCATACCCGTGACGAGTGGAAAGCGCTGCATGACCGCTTAGACGCGCTCGACCTCTTTTTGCTGGTGTCATGGGACGGGGTCATAGAGGCCGCCAGGTCGTTGGTGAATTCACCAGAGCCGGAGTTAGCAGAGGAGGCACAATTTTGGCTGGGGAAAGCACATGAGGGGCTTGAAGATCAAGAGGGCGCTATAGCCGCGTATGGGGAACTCGTGATATCGGGACAATACGAACCCTGGAAGACTCACGCTCAAGAGATTTTGACGGCCATGCTCTTACGTGAGTTTCGTGCATTGTCGAAAGAGAAAAAATGGGTAGAGCTGCTTCGGTTTTACGATACACAACAATTGCGCTTACGTTTCCTGCCTCAAAAGCAGGAATGGATGAGGCTTTTGGCCAATGCATACGATCAGATAGGGCTCTCTAGGCAAGCACTCAAATGGTATGACGCGATTCTCCAACTTGCACCCCCCATCGAACAACACGACGAAATTCTTTTTCGATCCGTGCGTCTCGCTCAAGCCATTCGCGATGATGCGCATGTGCGTCAAGCGGCTGAAACGTACCTGCAAGCGTACCCCACGGGAACGCGACGCGACGACGTATTGCTGATATTGGGGCATCTCGATGCGGCAGACAAACGGTATAAGGAGTCTGTCCAACATTTTTCGAGCATCGTGGATTCCGGTCATGACAAGACGGCGCAGCGACACGCACGTCATGCCCGGGCCAGAGCGCATGTCGCGCTCAAACAATTCAAAGAAGCCATCGACGATTATCGATACCTCGTCGAACACGGCCCAGCACCGTTGGCCGTGAAGTTTGCGCTCGCTGATCTGTTGTATGAGCAACAGAGGTACGCGGAGGCCATTCCTGTCTATCGAGGAATCGTCGATTCAGAAGCCCCCGTTGAAGCCGACACTTGGGCGACGTTCCGGTTGGCGCTGTGTTTTCAAAAGACCGGGAAATCGGGCGAAGCTACGAAGTTGCTTGAAAAAATCAGAAAACCAGGTCAAGAAGTGAAAGACTTGGAGGCGACGATACGAGCCGCTGCGGCTGCCGTGATCGAAGAATACCTCCCAATCAAGGAGACGAGTTAA